A window of the Athene noctua chromosome 31, bAthNoc1.hap1.1, whole genome shotgun sequence genome harbors these coding sequences:
- the ZNF653 gene encoding zinc finger protein 653 — translation MSAAERGPAPGGGGSPGPGGGPGRGSAAEPGGGGGRKARGRPRLTESDRARRRLESRKKYDVRRVYLGEAHGPWVDLRRRSGWSDAKLAAYLLGLERGQRAGRRGKPWEQIPKKPKRKKRRRRNVNCLRHAVIWYEDHRQRCPYEPRLAELDPSVGLYTTAVWQCERGHRYFQDLHSPLRPLSDSDGDTAPGSSSSSSGGCSSGSEATPGGAPSMPGGVAVPPPGAPGPPEGAVEGRGAALEAVVCVPLPLPLRLGAGRGTLTEAGPPTLLQGPPLLILASPGYDALGGLQLDVAGDEVPCALLEGGGAFPHPPWTPTSLRQEDEVLGLKQEEVPLPAAEPPPQPPPEPPGSRDVSAIIYEIPKEPERRRRSRRGRAPPPDPEELPEPIACPYAGCGQVYVALSSFQNHVNLVHRKGRTQQCPQPGCGKRFYLANHLRRHMVIHSGVREFTCETCGKSFKRKNHLEVHRRTHTGETPPRCELCGYRCRQRASLTWHMRRHGAPPALRPFPCERCGRRFERPEGLKFHALKSHPEPRGT, via the exons ATGAGCGCGGCcgagcggggcccggccccggggggcggcggtagccccggccccgggggcggccccgggcgaggctcggcggcggagccgggcggcggcggcggccggaaggcgcgggggcggccgcggctgACGGAGTCTgaccgggcgcggcggcggctggagTCGCGGAAGAAGTACGACGTGCGGCGGGTGTACCTGGGCGAGGCGCACGGGCCCTGGGTTGACCTGCGCCGCCGCAGCGGCTGGAGCGATGCCAAGCTGGCGGCCTacctgctggggctggagcgggggcagCGCGCCGGGCGGCGCGG GAAGCCGTGGGAGCAGATCCCTAAAAAGCCCAAACGGAAGAAAA GGCGGCGGCGCAATGTGAACTGCCTGCGGCATGCGGTGATCTGGTACGAGGACCACCGGCAGCGCTGCCCCTACGAGCCGCGGCTGGCGGAGCTGGACCCCTCGGTGGGGCTCTACACCACGGCCGTCTGGCAGTGCGAGCGAGGGCACCGCTACTTCCAGGACCTGCACTCGCCTCTGCGGCCCCTCAGCGACTCCGACGGGGACA CGGCTcctggcagctcctcctcctcctcagggggcTGCAGCTCGGGCTCGGAGGCGACACCAGGGGGGGCCCCATCGATGCCGGGGGGGGTGGCAGTGCCCCCCCCGGGAGCTCCAGGCCCCCCTGAGGGTGCCGTGGAGGGGCGGGGAGCAGCGCTGGAGGCTGTGGTCTGTgtgccgctgccgctgcctctgcGACTGGGTGCGGGCCGGGGTACGCTGACCGAGGCGgggccccccaccctgctgcagggGCCCCCCCTCCTTATCCTGGCTAGCCCTGGCTATGATGCGCTGGGGGGACTGCAGCTGGACGTGGCGGGGGACGAGGTGCCCTGCGCtctgctggagggggggggtgccttcccccaccccccctggACTCCCACCTCCCTAAGACAG GAGGACGAGGTGCTGGGGCTGAAGCAGGAGGAGGTGCCCCTCCCTGCCGCCGagccccccccacagccccctccggagccccccgggagcc GTGACGTGTCGGCCATCATCTACGAGATCCCCAAAGAGCCTGAGAG GCGGCGGCGGAGCAGgcggggccgtgccccccccccagaccccgaGGAGCTCCCGGAGCCGATCGCCTGCCCCTACGCGGGCTGCGGGCAGGTCTACGTCGCGCTCAGCAGCTTCCAG aacCACGTCAACCTGGTGCACCGCAAGGGCCGGACCCAGCAGTGCCCCCAGCCTGGCTGCGGGAAGAGGTTTTACCTGGCCAACCACCTGCGCCGGCACATGGTCATCCACTCCG GTGTGCGGGAGTTCACTTGCGAGACCTGCGGGAAATCCTTCAAGCGCAAGAACCACCTGGAGGTGCACAGGCGGACGCACACCGgggagaccc CCCCCAGGTGTGAGCTCTGCGGGTACCGCTGCCGCCAGCGTGCCTCCCTGACGTGGCACATGCGGCGCCACGGGGCCCCCCCCGCGCTGCGCCCCTTCCCCTGCGAGCGCTGCGGGAGACGCTTCGAGCGCCCCGAGGGCCTCAAGTTCCACGCGCTCAAGAGCCACCCCGAGCCCCGAGGCACTTAG
- the ELAVL3 gene encoding ELAV-like protein 3 isoform X2 has product MVTQILSTVEAQAPSTPGPSGCGPVPVAVPVVAVPGPGVAAALPNGAPPGPPVADDSKTNLIVNYLPQSMSQEELRSLFGSLGDIESCKLVRDKVTGQSLGYGFVNYVEAGDADKAISTLNGLKLQTKTIKVSYARPSSASIRDANLYVSGLPKAMGQKEMEQLFSQYGRIITSRILIDQVTGVSRGVGFIRFDKRVEAEEAVRGLHGQKPLGAAEPITVKFANSPGQKSGGALLSLCPSTRRYGALHHPPQRFRLDNLLNVAYGVKRFSPLAIEAVPGLAGVGLGAPGAGWCIFVYNLAPEADESVLWQLFGPFGAVTNVKVIRDFATNKCKGFGFVTMTNYEEAAMAIASLNGYRLGDRVLQVSFKTSKQHKA; this is encoded by the exons ATGGTGACG CAGATCCTGAGCACAGTGGAGGCCCAGGCTCCCAGCACCCCGGGGCCGTCAGGCTGCGGCCCCGTCCCCGTGGCCGTGCCGGTGGTGGCGGTGCCAGGgccgggggtggcggcggcgctgcccaatggggcccccccaggcccccccgtGGCCGATGACAGCAAAACCAACCTGATCGTCAACTACCTGCCCCAGAGCATGAGCCAGGAGGAGCTGCGGAGCCTCTTTGGCAGCCTGGGGGACATCGAGTCCTGCAAGCTTGTCCGCGACAAGGTCACTG ggcagagcctgggctATGGCTTTGTCAACTACGTTGAGGCGGGTGACGCCGACAAGGCCATCAGTACCCTCAACGGCCTCAAGCTGCAGACCAAGACCATCAAG gtgtcCTACGCTCGGCCCAGCTCAGCCTCCATCCGTGATGCCAACCTCTATGTGAGCGGCCTCCCCAAGGCCATGGGGCAGAAGGAGATGGAGCAGCTCTTCTCCCAGTACGGCCGCATCATCACCTCCCGCATCCTCATCGACCAGGTCACAG GTGTCTCGCGGGGGGTGGGCTTCATCCGCTTCGACAAGCGCGTGGAGGCAGAGGAGGCCGTCCGGGGACTGCACGGGCAGAAACCGCTGGGCGCCGCCGAGCCCATCACTGTCAAGTTCGCCAACAGCCCAGGCCAGAAGTCAGGGGGGGCCCTGCTcagcctctgccccagcaccCGCCGCTATGGTGCTCTGCATCACCCCCCCCAGCGCTTCCG GCTCGACAATTTGCTGAACGTGGCCTACGGCGTGAAGAG GTTCTCCCCGTTGGCCATCGAGGCAGTGCCAGGGCTGGCCGGGGTGGGCCTGGGGGCCCCCGGCGCTGGCTGGTGCATCTTCGTCTACAACCTGGCACCCGAGGCGGACGAGAGCGTCCTCTGGCAGCTCTTCGGGCCCTTTGGTGCTGTCACCAACGTCAAGGTCATCCGTGACTTCGCCACCAACAAGTGCAAGGGCTTTGGCTTCGTCACCATGACCAACTACGAGGAGGCGGCCATGGCCATCGCCAGCCTCAACGGCTACCGCCTGGGC
- the ELAVL3 gene encoding ELAV-like protein 3 isoform X3, with amino-acid sequence MVTILSTVEAQAPSTPGPSGCGPVPVAVPVVAVPGPGVAAALPNGAPPGPPVADDSKTNLIVNYLPQSMSQEELRSLFGSLGDIESCKLVRDKVTGQSLGYGFVNYVEAGDADKAISTLNGLKLQTKTIKVSYARPSSASIRDANLYVSGLPKAMGQKEMEQLFSQYGRIITSRILIDQVTGVSRGVGFIRFDKRVEAEEAVRGLHGQKPLGAAEPITVKFANSPGQKSGGALLSLCPSTRRYGALHHPPQRFRLDNLLNVAYGVKRFSPLAIEAVPGLAGVGLGAPGAGWCIFVYNLAPEADESVLWQLFGPFGAVTNVKVIRDFATNKCKGFGFVTMTNYEEAAMAIASLNGYRLGDRVLQVSFKTSKQHKA; translated from the exons ATGGTGACG ATCCTGAGCACAGTGGAGGCCCAGGCTCCCAGCACCCCGGGGCCGTCAGGCTGCGGCCCCGTCCCCGTGGCCGTGCCGGTGGTGGCGGTGCCAGGgccgggggtggcggcggcgctgcccaatggggcccccccaggcccccccgtGGCCGATGACAGCAAAACCAACCTGATCGTCAACTACCTGCCCCAGAGCATGAGCCAGGAGGAGCTGCGGAGCCTCTTTGGCAGCCTGGGGGACATCGAGTCCTGCAAGCTTGTCCGCGACAAGGTCACTG ggcagagcctgggctATGGCTTTGTCAACTACGTTGAGGCGGGTGACGCCGACAAGGCCATCAGTACCCTCAACGGCCTCAAGCTGCAGACCAAGACCATCAAG gtgtcCTACGCTCGGCCCAGCTCAGCCTCCATCCGTGATGCCAACCTCTATGTGAGCGGCCTCCCCAAGGCCATGGGGCAGAAGGAGATGGAGCAGCTCTTCTCCCAGTACGGCCGCATCATCACCTCCCGCATCCTCATCGACCAGGTCACAG GTGTCTCGCGGGGGGTGGGCTTCATCCGCTTCGACAAGCGCGTGGAGGCAGAGGAGGCCGTCCGGGGACTGCACGGGCAGAAACCGCTGGGCGCCGCCGAGCCCATCACTGTCAAGTTCGCCAACAGCCCAGGCCAGAAGTCAGGGGGGGCCCTGCTcagcctctgccccagcaccCGCCGCTATGGTGCTCTGCATCACCCCCCCCAGCGCTTCCG GCTCGACAATTTGCTGAACGTGGCCTACGGCGTGAAGAG GTTCTCCCCGTTGGCCATCGAGGCAGTGCCAGGGCTGGCCGGGGTGGGCCTGGGGGCCCCCGGCGCTGGCTGGTGCATCTTCGTCTACAACCTGGCACCCGAGGCGGACGAGAGCGTCCTCTGGCAGCTCTTCGGGCCCTTTGGTGCTGTCACCAACGTCAAGGTCATCCGTGACTTCGCCACCAACAAGTGCAAGGGCTTTGGCTTCGTCACCATGACCAACTACGAGGAGGCGGCCATGGCCATCGCCAGCCTCAACGGCTACCGCCTGGGC
- the ELAVL3 gene encoding ELAV-like protein 3 isoform X1: MVTQILSTVEAQAPSTPGPSGCGPVPVAVPVVAVPGPGVAAALPNGAPPGPPVADDSKTNLIVNYLPQSMSQEELRSLFGSLGDIESCKLVRDKVTGQSLGYGFVNYVEAGDADKAISTLNGLKLQTKTIKVSYARPSSASIRDANLYVSGLPKAMGQKEMEQLFSQYGRIITSRILIDQVTGVSRGVGFIRFDKRVEAEEAVRGLHGQKPLGAAEPITVKFANSPGQKSGGALLSLCPSTRRYGALHHPPQRFRLDNLLNVAYGVKSPLSLLPRFSPLAIEAVPGLAGVGLGAPGAGWCIFVYNLAPEADESVLWQLFGPFGAVTNVKVIRDFATNKCKGFGFVTMTNYEEAAMAIASLNGYRLGDRVLQVSFKTSKQHKA, encoded by the exons ATGGTGACG CAGATCCTGAGCACAGTGGAGGCCCAGGCTCCCAGCACCCCGGGGCCGTCAGGCTGCGGCCCCGTCCCCGTGGCCGTGCCGGTGGTGGCGGTGCCAGGgccgggggtggcggcggcgctgcccaatggggcccccccaggcccccccgtGGCCGATGACAGCAAAACCAACCTGATCGTCAACTACCTGCCCCAGAGCATGAGCCAGGAGGAGCTGCGGAGCCTCTTTGGCAGCCTGGGGGACATCGAGTCCTGCAAGCTTGTCCGCGACAAGGTCACTG ggcagagcctgggctATGGCTTTGTCAACTACGTTGAGGCGGGTGACGCCGACAAGGCCATCAGTACCCTCAACGGCCTCAAGCTGCAGACCAAGACCATCAAG gtgtcCTACGCTCGGCCCAGCTCAGCCTCCATCCGTGATGCCAACCTCTATGTGAGCGGCCTCCCCAAGGCCATGGGGCAGAAGGAGATGGAGCAGCTCTTCTCCCAGTACGGCCGCATCATCACCTCCCGCATCCTCATCGACCAGGTCACAG GTGTCTCGCGGGGGGTGGGCTTCATCCGCTTCGACAAGCGCGTGGAGGCAGAGGAGGCCGTCCGGGGACTGCACGGGCAGAAACCGCTGGGCGCCGCCGAGCCCATCACTGTCAAGTTCGCCAACAGCCCAGGCCAGAAGTCAGGGGGGGCCCTGCTcagcctctgccccagcaccCGCCGCTATGGTGCTCTGCATCACCCCCCCCAGCGCTTCCG GCTCGACAATTTGCTGAACGTGGCCTACGGCGTGAAGAG CCCGCTGTCGCTGCTGCCCAGGTTCTCCCCGTTGGCCATCGAGGCAGTGCCAGGGCTGGCCGGGGTGGGCCTGGGGGCCCCCGGCGCTGGCTGGTGCATCTTCGTCTACAACCTGGCACCCGAGGCGGACGAGAGCGTCCTCTGGCAGCTCTTCGGGCCCTTTGGTGCTGTCACCAACGTCAAGGTCATCCGTGACTTCGCCACCAACAAGTGCAAGGGCTTTGGCTTCGTCACCATGACCAACTACGAGGAGGCGGCCATGGCCATCGCCAGCCTCAACGGCTACCGCCTGGGC